A window of the Nitrosococcus wardiae genome harbors these coding sequences:
- the fliM gene encoding flagellar motor switch protein FliM — protein sequence MAATDILSQDEVDALLSGMSDGEVDIETEAIAGEEAVRPYDFGSEDRIVRARLPALEMINERFVRQLRRSLFNLFRRAIDVTVSGMQMVKFSEYIHTLFVPTSLNMVQMSPLQGTSLLVFDPKLVFMMVDNYFGGSGRTYARRSQACIEGREFTPTEVRIVQLVLKKVFADLEQAWEPVLAVRFEYLQAEPNPLFATIVSPSEVVVVSTFYVEFDGGGGEFHITLPYAMLEPIRELLEVGRQSGANQVDERWDQALQEKILEAEVELSCTLAETQLSLREILALEPGDILPIDLSSTLTALADGVPVFRARYGVHNDNYALKVVESLPHQGLFAEKPTLSQKVAYDRSS from the coding sequence ATGGCTGCTACCGACATTCTTTCTCAGGATGAAGTCGATGCCTTGCTGTCAGGCATGAGCGATGGCGAGGTTGATATCGAGACCGAAGCTATAGCAGGTGAAGAGGCGGTTCGCCCCTACGATTTTGGCAGTGAAGACCGCATTGTTCGAGCCCGCCTGCCAGCTTTGGAGATGATTAATGAGCGTTTCGTCCGTCAGCTTCGCCGCAGCCTATTTAACCTATTTCGGCGCGCTATCGATGTGACGGTGTCGGGTATGCAGATGGTTAAGTTTTCCGAATATATCCACACCTTGTTTGTTCCTACTAGCTTGAATATGGTGCAAATGTCCCCCCTACAGGGCACTAGCTTGCTCGTGTTTGACCCGAAGCTGGTGTTTATGATGGTGGATAATTATTTCGGTGGTTCAGGCCGAACTTATGCTCGCCGCTCCCAGGCCTGTATTGAAGGTCGGGAGTTTACGCCCACTGAAGTACGTATTGTCCAGCTCGTCCTCAAGAAGGTGTTTGCAGATCTGGAGCAGGCTTGGGAGCCCGTACTCGCGGTGCGTTTTGAGTATCTACAGGCAGAACCTAACCCTCTGTTTGCCACCATTGTTAGCCCCAGTGAAGTGGTGGTGGTCTCCACCTTTTACGTGGAGTTCGATGGAGGGGGGGGGGAATTCCATATTACTTTGCCCTATGCCATGCTGGAGCCCATTCGTGAATTATTGGAGGTGGGAAGGCAAAGTGGCGCCAACCAAGTAGACGAACGCTGGGATCAGGCTCTGCAAGAAAAAATTCTGGAAGCAGAGGTCGAGCTATCCTGTACCCTTGCAGAGACCCAACTTTCCTTACGAGAAATATTAGCGCTTGAGCCGGGTGATATTTTGCCCATTGACTTGTCCTCTACCCTCACTGCCTTGGCAGATGGGGTTCCGGTGTTTCGTGCCCGTTATGGGGTTCATAACGATAATTACGCCTTGAAAGTAGTCGAATCTTTGCCCCATCAGGGATTGTTTGCGGAGAAGCCTACTTTAAGCCAGAAGGTCGCCTATGACCGATCATCCTAA